The nucleotide window ATGAAAATTTCAACTAACATTGAAATTGATAATTCATTAGAGAAACTTTTTGCAAATTCTTATCCAATGTTCCTTGAAGTAGATATAAACCCAAAATTTAAAGCAACACCCAAACTTTCAGTAAATAAACCAGTTGAAGATCAAGAACCTCTCCTACCAATCGAAGAACATAAATCAAACATGTTAATCGATGTTATTGATCGAAAATAAATGACTTATAAATTAACCAATAAAATCTAATAAATTGAAGAGTTGATGCTTTAATGAATCTTAACCAATTAAAAATACATTATTTAGATGGGGAAATAACTAAAGAAAAATATATCCAGGACATGTATCAAATACATAAGACTCTATTTGAATATAGTAAATTTTTAAAAGATACTGATATTAAAAAAATCGAAATAAGTGATGATAGTATTCTGATGACATCGAGAGAGTCAGATATAAAAATAATATGTAATCCCAATGATTATCGCATAATACCCATTGAAATTTTGAATTTCGGTTTTTATGAGAAAGAAGAACTTGACATGGTCTTAAAATTAGTGGAAAAAGGTTTCTATTTTTATGATATTGGTGCTAATATCGGTTGGTACTCCATCAACATCGCTAAAAAGGTTGAAAATATAAAAATTTTTGCATTTGAACCTATTCCAATAACTTACAATTATCTAAAAAAGAATATTGAACTTAACAATTTATCACAAATCTCTACATTTAACTTTGGACTTTCAGATGAAGAAAATGAATTTATATTCTATTATTACCCTGAAGGTTCTGTTAATGCTTCATTAGTCAACTTATCAAAACGTCAGAGCGTCGAAGAAGTTCTCTGTAATGTAAAAAAACTTGATAATTTTGTTCAAGATAAGCCAGTCGACTTCATAAAGTGTGATGTTGAAGGTGCGGAATTGTTGGTATTTAAAGGAGGCTTAAAAAGCATTAACAAACATAAGCCCATAATTTTCACAGAGTTATTACGTAAATGGGCTTTTAAATTTGATTATCATCCCCAAGATGTAGTAGAAATATTAAAGGATTTAGGATATTCTTGTTATGTTATTGAAGGAAAAAACCTTATAAAAATAGACAGAATTACTGAAGAAACAGTTCAAACTAATTTTTTGTTTTTGCATTATGAAAAACATGACAAGCAAATTAAGGAACTTGTTTTATAATCATTATTAATTCAAAATTCGGGCGATTCCAATGTACAATCCAATTGTTAAAGAAGATATGAAATTCATTATCAACAATGATATTCCTTGGAATAACTTAGAAGGAAAAACTATTTTAATATCAGGGGCTAATGGCTTTTTAGCATCTTACATCGTTAAAACTATATTGTACTTAAATGAAAATTTTTTCGAATCGAATGCTAAAATTATTGGATTAGTGAGAAATAAAAACAAGGCATTGGAAAAATTTCCCAAAAAAAATGATGCGTTAACACTACAAGTACAAGATTTATGCCAACCATTAAAAACCAATTTTGATACTGATTTCATAATACATGCAGCAAGCCAAGCCAGCCCTAAATACTATAATCAAGATCCAGTTGGTACCCTCTGCCCCAATATTGTAGGTACTTACCAGTTACTTGAATTGGCCCGAAAAAATGACTTAGAAAATTTTTTATTTTTTAGTAGTGGGGAAGTTTATGGTGAGACCAAGCACTTTCCTACCTCAGAGAACGATTATGGTTATGTGAATCCTACTGAAATCAGATCATGCTATGCTGAGAGTAAAAGAATGGGGGAAAATATGTGTGTCTCCTGGTTTAAACAATATGGTGTGCCTACTAAAATAATTCGCCCATTCCATACATATGGGCCAGGTATGAGTTTAGATGATGGTCGGGTTTTTGCAGATTTTGTTTCCGACATCATAAACCGTCAAAACATTGTAATGAAAAGTCATGGGAAAGCTAAAAGAGCATTTTGCTATTTAGCTGATGCTATTGCCGGCTTTTTTACAGTATTATTTAAAGGTCAAAAAGGTGAATCCTATAATGTTGGTAATGATAAAGGAGAAATTAGTATCAGTGATTTAGCTAATAAACTAGTCAATTTATATCCAGAATACAAGTTAAAGGTAATTAGAGAAATACGAAAAGATTCCGATTACCTTGAAAGCAAGATATCAAGAAACTCTCCAGACATATCAAAAATTCGTTCATTAGGTTGGGAACCTTATTATTCTATTGATGAGGGATTTAAAAGGACAGTAGAAAGCTTTAATTTTACGAAAATTCATTAAGGATGTGGATGTGTGGATGAAAAAAAACTTCGAATGGAAATATTTGAAAAAATCATTGCATTTTATAAACTTAAGACCGAAAAAGAAGCATTCATTCCTGGCGAATCTCATATTAACTATGCGGGGAGAATTTATAACGAAAATGAAATGATTGCTTTAGTAGATTCTGCTCTTGACTTCTGGCTTACGGCTGGCAGATATGCACAAAAATTCGAAGAATCACTTGCTGAATTCTTAGATATTAAATACTGTTTAACAACAAACTCAGGGTCATCCGCTAATTTACTTGCCATTTCCGCACTCACCTCCCCCAAGCTAGGTGAAAAGAGATTGATAGCAGGCGATGAAGTTATTACAACTGCATGTGGATTTCCAACAACCTTAAATCCCATTATTCAAAACAATTTAAAACCCGTCTTTATTGATGTTGAGCTGGGAACTTACAATATTAAAACTGAAATTATTGAAGAAGCTATAACCGATAAAACAAAAGCCATCTTTGTACCACATACTCTAGGAAATCCAGTTAATATTGATAAAATTATTGAAATAGTTAAAAATCATGATTTATGGTTTGTTGAAGATAACTGTGACGCATTAGGCTCTCAGTATAATGGAAAATATACGGGATCCTTTGGACATATTTCAACTTGTAGTTTTTATCCGGCTCATCATATAACAATGGGTGAAGGTGGAGCTGTCTTAACAAACGATCCTTTATTAAAAGATATAATAACCTCATTTAGGGATTGGGGTAGAGATTGCTGGTGTGAACCCGGTTGTGATAACACTTGCGGAAAAAGATTTGGTTGGCAATTGGGAGAATTGCCTTATGGATATGATCACAAATACATTTATTCCCATATTGGCTACAACCTAAAAGTAACGGATATGCAAGCTGCCGTGGGAGTAGAACAGTTGAAAAAACTTCCAAACTTCATTCAAACTCGTAAAGGTAATTTTGAAGAAATTTATAGGCGATTAAAGATATATGATGAATATTTGGTATTACCTCAAAGGGAAGAAAATGCCAATCCCAGCTGGTTTGGATTCCCAATTTTAGTGAAAGATAATGCTCCATTTATCCGTGATGATTTGGTAAATCACCTAGAAAAAAATAAGATAGCCACTAGAATGCTTTTCGGTGGTAATTTAACAAAACAGCCAGCTTATCAGGATGTTGATTACAGAATAGCTGGTTCTCTAGAAAATACTGATATGGTGATTAATAATTTATTTTGGATAGGAGTTTACCCCGGTATAACTACAGAAAAAATGGACTACATGCTGAACATCTTTGAAACCTTCATGAATGGGATTAAATGAAAATTTCAGAATATATTCTCAGGATACCTGGCTTGAAACAGATCATATCATTATTAGGTATTGATAAAGCAATTATTTACACTAATATAGGGCTTTTATGGACTTCAATATCTGGATTTTTCTCTGTAATCTTCATCGTGAAATTCCTTACCATCTCCCAGCAGGGTTAC belongs to uncultured Methanobacterium sp. and includes:
- a CDS encoding FkbM family methyltransferase gives rise to the protein MNLNQLKIHYLDGEITKEKYIQDMYQIHKTLFEYSKFLKDTDIKKIEISDDSILMTSRESDIKIICNPNDYRIIPIEILNFGFYEKEELDMVLKLVEKGFYFYDIGANIGWYSINIAKKVENIKIFAFEPIPITYNYLKKNIELNNLSQISTFNFGLSDEENEFIFYYYPEGSVNASLVNLSKRQSVEEVLCNVKKLDNFVQDKPVDFIKCDVEGAELLVFKGGLKSINKHKPIIFTELLRKWAFKFDYHPQDVVEILKDLGYSCYVIEGKNLIKIDRITEETVQTNFLFLHYEKHDKQIKELVL
- a CDS encoding NAD-dependent epimerase/dehydratase family protein, with protein sequence MYNPIVKEDMKFIINNDIPWNNLEGKTILISGANGFLASYIVKTILYLNENFFESNAKIIGLVRNKNKALEKFPKKNDALTLQVQDLCQPLKTNFDTDFIIHAASQASPKYYNQDPVGTLCPNIVGTYQLLELARKNDLENFLFFSSGEVYGETKHFPTSENDYGYVNPTEIRSCYAESKRMGENMCVSWFKQYGVPTKIIRPFHTYGPGMSLDDGRVFADFVSDIINRQNIVMKSHGKAKRAFCYLADAIAGFFTVLFKGQKGESYNVGNDKGEISISDLANKLVNLYPEYKLKVIREIRKDSDYLESKISRNSPDISKIRSLGWEPYYSIDEGFKRTVESFNFTKIH
- the rfbH gene encoding lipopolysaccharide biosynthesis protein RfbH codes for the protein MDEKKLRMEIFEKIIAFYKLKTEKEAFIPGESHINYAGRIYNENEMIALVDSALDFWLTAGRYAQKFEESLAEFLDIKYCLTTNSGSSANLLAISALTSPKLGEKRLIAGDEVITTACGFPTTLNPIIQNNLKPVFIDVELGTYNIKTEIIEEAITDKTKAIFVPHTLGNPVNIDKIIEIVKNHDLWFVEDNCDALGSQYNGKYTGSFGHISTCSFYPAHHITMGEGGAVLTNDPLLKDIITSFRDWGRDCWCEPGCDNTCGKRFGWQLGELPYGYDHKYIYSHIGYNLKVTDMQAAVGVEQLKKLPNFIQTRKGNFEEIYRRLKIYDEYLVLPQREENANPSWFGFPILVKDNAPFIRDDLVNHLEKNKIATRMLFGGNLTKQPAYQDVDYRIAGSLENTDMVINNLFWIGVYPGITTEKMDYMLNIFETFMNGIK